The following proteins come from a genomic window of Hypanus sabinus isolate sHypSab1 chromosome 9, sHypSab1.hap1, whole genome shotgun sequence:
- the LOC132398846 gene encoding protein ELFN1-like, with translation MALHSLGLWICLASLMNAVGVSGDCWLIEGEKGFVWLAICSQNQPPYESIPQHINSTIVDLRLNENKIRSVQYSSLNRFGNLTELNLTKNEISYIEDGAFSAQYNLRVLQLGFNKLRNITEGILRGLGRLEYLYLQANLIEVVSPNSFWECPNVMNIDLSMNRLQSLESSTFLGLSKLSTCELYGNPFDCSCQLLGFLKWLVQFNNTTRNYDRMQCESPTLYSGQALLSQSQTQSAYSLLVSSCGDIYTLDPKFIPTRAPPSTTTSESPCGGEDCPSGDDATPMIAFHSPTHETQAPVIRVEKVTYTSATLMIQIPRPFSKMYILVQYNNSFYADIKKLQTEHEVIKLDRLQPHTAYTYCVASIRNALRYNQTCVTFFTGSDRTRGTIPPSSTATHYIMTILGCLFGMVIVLGFVYYCLRKKRQQEERHKKAGGMAKAIIELKYGAEMEASTITQLAQKPMSPRDVAPRAPFMPSPGDPESHKPQELSDTPKTTKGNYIEVRTGEPASNGGGQARSSAAEISTITKEVDKVNQIINNCIDALKSETSSFQGGKAGAVVPTEPQVLMMTEQMQSKAGLLSPASKESYHPIQRHSSVEVVPKRPSSSSSGSTRSPRSFRSEASAPSHSCRSEAHYIEKASPETSNSPGALPRAQPRSEHRHSYPGRRQCEQQAPEGASSRSKTFILEPLGRSRRDVAYSQLSPQYHNLSYTSSPEYSSKPTLGIWERFRLHKKRHKEGQEEYIAAGHALRKKVQFAKDEDLHDILDYWKGVSNQYKS, from the coding sequence ATGGCTCTACACAGCCTTGGTCTCTGGATCTGCCTTGCCTCGTTGATGAATGCTGTTGGTGTTTCTGGTGACTGCTGGCTCATTGAAGGAGAAAAAGGATTTGTCTGGTTAGCAATCTGCAGCCAGAACCAACCTCCTTACGAATCTATTCCTCAGCACATCAACAGCACCATTGTCGACCTCCGCCTGAACGAGAACAAGATCAGAAGCGTCCAGTACTCCTCGCTCAATAGGTTTGGCAACCTGACCGAACTCAATTTGACCAAAAATGAGATTTCCTACATTGAGGATGGAGCCTTTTCTGCACAGTACAACCTGCGCGTCCTACAGCTGGGGTTCAACAAGCTCAGGAATATCACCGAGGGGATCCTGCGGGGTCTCGGCAGGCTGGAGTACCTGTATCTCCAGGCCAACCTCATAGAGGTGGTGAGTCCTAATTCCTTCTGGGAGTGCCCAAACGTGATGAACATCGACTTGTCCATGAATCGGCTGCAGTCACTGGAAAGTTCCACCTTCCTGGGACTTAGCAAACTCTCGACTTGCGAACTCTACGGCAACCCGTTCGACTGTTCCTGCCAACTGCTGGGCTTCCTCAAGTGGCTGGTGCAGTTCAACAACACCACTAGGAACTATGACCGCATGCAATGTGAGTCCCCAACCCTTTATTCTGGCCAAGCCTTGCTGAGCCAGAGCCAGACCCAGAGTGCCTACAGTTTGCTAGTCTCGTCCTGCGGCGACATCTACACCCTAGACCCCAAGTTCATACCAACACGGGCTCCCCCCAGCACCACCACTTCTGAGAGCCCCTGTGGAGGCGAGGATTGCCCCTCAGGTGATGATGCCACTCCAATGATAGCTTTCCACTCCCCAACCCATGAGACACAAGCGCCGGTGATCAGGGTGGAAAAGGTCACCTATACCTCTGCCACCTTGATGATCCAGATACCCCGGCCCTTCAGCAAGATGTACATCTTGGTGCAGTACAATAACAGCTTCTATGCAGACATCAAAAAGTTACAGACAGAGCATGAAGTTATTAAGTTGGACCGACTGCAGCCCCACACCGCCTACACCTATTGTGTGGCATCCATTCGCAATGCCTTAAGGTATAACCAAACTTGTGTCACCTTCTTTACTGGAAGCGATAGGACAAGGGGTACTATTCCCCCATCATCGACCGCCACCCACTACATCATGACCATTCTTGGTTGCCTCTTTGGCATGGTTATAGTGCTGGGGTTTGTGTACTATTGCCTACGCAAGAAGAGGCAACAGGAGGAGAGGCACAAGAAGGCAGGCGGGATGGCAAAGGCCATCATTGAGCTGAAGTATGGAGCTGAGATGGAAGCCAGCACCATCACCCAGTTGGCACAAAAGCCCATGTCGCCCCGTGACGTTGCTCCCAGGGCACCTTTTATGCCCTCACCGGGAGACCCAGAGTCCCACAAGCCGCAGGAGCTGAGTGACACACCCAAGACTACCAAGGGGAACTACATCGAGGTGAGGACAGGGGAGCCCGCAAGCAACGGGGGTGGCCAGGCACGTAGTTCAGCGGCAGAGATCTCAACCATCACCAAAGAAGTGGACAAGGTCAACCAGATCATTAACAACTGTATTGACGCCCTGAAGTCAGAGACCAGCTCTTTCCAAGGGGGCAAAGCAGGAGCAGTGGTTCCTACGGAGCCTCAGGTGTTGATGATGACAGAGCAAATGCAGAGCAAGGCCGGGCTCTTGTCACCTGCTTCCAAAGAGAGCTACCACCCAATACAAAGACACAGCAGTGTGGAGGTTGTTCCCAAACGCCCCAGTAGTTCCTCCAGCGGTTCCACACGAAGTCCCAGGTCGTTCCGCTCTGAGGCATCGGCACCAAGTCATTCCTGCAGATCTGAAGCACATTACATAGAGAAAGCATCCCCCGAGACGTCCAACAGTCCGGGAGCCCTTCCCAGGGCACAGCCGCGCAGCGAGCACCGGCACTCATACCCGGGACGGCGGCAGTGTGAGCAGCAAGCTCCCGAGGGAGCGAGCAGCCGCAGTAAGACCTTCATCTTGGAGCCCCTTGGCCGCAGCCGCAGGGACGTGGCTTACTCCCAGCTGTCGCCTCAGTACCACAACCTCAGCTACACCTCCAGCCCCGAGTACAGCAGCAAGCCAACCCTGGGCATCTGGGAGCGGTTCAGATTGCACAAGAAGAGGCACAAAGAGGGGCAGGAGGAGTACATCGCAGCGGGCCATGCCCTGAGGAAGAAGGTGCAGTTCGCCAAGGATGAAGACTTGCACGATATCCTCGATTACTGGAAAGGCGTCTCAAACCAGTACAAATCTTGA